The following are from one region of the Sandaracinus amylolyticus genome:
- a CDS encoding DUF3224 domain-containing protein → MTELPKKTIVATFAITQWDETVTHEPKAGEGGAKMARVVVRKTFSGPLEGTSVADVLTARGEGGAGYLASELVDGTLEGRRGTFVLQHGGIDDGGKQRAFGCVVAGSGTGQLRGLRGDVVYAHDENGARITLTYSLES, encoded by the coding sequence ATGACGGAGCTGCCGAAGAAGACGATCGTCGCGACGTTCGCGATCACGCAGTGGGACGAGACGGTCACGCACGAGCCGAAGGCCGGCGAGGGCGGGGCGAAGATGGCGCGCGTGGTGGTGCGCAAGACGTTCTCCGGGCCGCTCGAGGGCACGAGCGTCGCGGACGTGCTCACCGCGCGCGGGGAGGGGGGCGCGGGGTATCTCGCGTCGGAGCTCGTGGACGGAACGCTGGAGGGACGGCGCGGGACCTTCGTGCTGCAGCACGGCGGGATCGACGACGGCGGGAAGCAGCGCGCGTTCGGGTGCGTCGTCGCGGGGAGCGGGACCGGTCAGCTGCGCGGGCTGCGCGGTGACGTGGTGTACGCGCACGACGAGAACGGCGCGCGCATCACGCTGACGTACTCGCTGGAGAGCTGA
- the msrB gene encoding peptide-methionine (R)-S-oxide reductase MsrB, translating to MGDRLVLSDEEWRRRLTRAQYEVLRRQGTEPAFTGALWEEHREGTFFCAGCGNPLFRSSDKFDSGTGWPSFTRPLEPGRVEEQRDASHGMVRTEVHCARCGGHQGHVFDDGPAPTGLRYCINSVSLEFRVGSAPV from the coding sequence GTGGGCGATCGGCTGGTGCTGAGCGACGAGGAGTGGAGGCGGAGGCTGACGCGCGCGCAGTACGAGGTGCTGCGTCGTCAGGGCACCGAGCCCGCGTTCACCGGGGCGCTCTGGGAAGAGCATCGCGAGGGGACGTTCTTCTGCGCGGGATGCGGGAACCCGCTGTTCCGCTCGAGCGACAAGTTCGACTCGGGAACGGGGTGGCCGAGCTTCACGCGACCGCTCGAGCCGGGGCGGGTGGAGGAGCAGCGCGACGCGTCGCACGGGATGGTGCGGACCGAGGTGCACTGCGCGCGCTGCGGGGGGCACCAGGGGCACGTGTTCGACGATGGGCCGGCGCCTACGGGGCTCAGGTACTGCATCAACAGTGTGAGTCTGGAGTTTCGGGTCGGTAGCGCTCCGGTGTGA
- the pruA gene encoding L-glutamate gamma-semialdehyde dehydrogenase — translation MSSLPAPYNEHVDTHEPGSPARARLAEALATLSKEVAEIPIVAGPDDLRTGSILEVTMPHRRRHVVARAHEAGAKETQAAIDAALAVAPAWAETPFEERAAIFLRAADLLSGPWRARISAACMLGQSKTAHQSEIDAVAEMADFFRWNVHFYAELQKHQPVSSRGMWNRLEMRPLEGFVFAVTPFNFLAIAANLPCAPILGGNVCVWKPATSSLLGCWHVLEMLREAGLPDGVLNLVPGHGPTQSEVALASPHLAAIHFTGSTGTFKHLWKGVAANLDRYRTFPRLVGETGGKDFIVAHPSADPIAVATAISRGGYEYQGQKCSAASRIYVPRSLWPTVRDRVVSDLASMKMGDVADFSSFVGAVIDDRAFARIRGYQELARQSATILAGGGASDADGWFVQPTLVQVEDPKHRLMSEEIFGPVVTCFVYDDAKWSDTLELVDGTSPYALTGAVFARDSIALAEADVALRNAAGNFYVNDKPTGAVVGQQPFGGARASGTNDKAGSMFNLIRWISPRTVKETFVPPTDWRYPFLSDRP, via the coding sequence ATGTCCAGCCTTCCCGCGCCTTACAACGAGCACGTCGACACGCACGAGCCGGGCTCGCCCGCACGCGCGCGCCTCGCCGAAGCGCTCGCGACGCTCTCGAAGGAGGTCGCCGAGATCCCCATCGTCGCCGGGCCCGACGACCTCCGCACCGGCTCGATCCTCGAGGTCACGATGCCGCACCGCCGGCGCCACGTGGTCGCGCGCGCCCACGAGGCCGGCGCGAAGGAGACCCAGGCCGCGATCGACGCCGCGCTCGCGGTCGCGCCCGCGTGGGCCGAGACGCCCTTCGAGGAGCGCGCCGCGATCTTCCTCCGCGCCGCCGATCTCCTCAGCGGCCCGTGGCGCGCGCGCATCAGCGCCGCGTGCATGCTCGGACAGAGCAAGACCGCGCACCAGTCGGAGATCGACGCCGTCGCCGAGATGGCCGACTTCTTCCGGTGGAACGTCCACTTCTACGCCGAGCTCCAGAAGCACCAGCCGGTCTCGTCGCGCGGCATGTGGAACCGCCTCGAGATGCGCCCGCTCGAGGGCTTCGTCTTCGCGGTCACGCCGTTCAACTTCCTCGCGATCGCCGCGAACCTCCCGTGCGCGCCGATCCTCGGCGGCAACGTGTGCGTGTGGAAGCCCGCGACCTCGAGCCTGCTCGGCTGCTGGCACGTGCTCGAGATGCTGCGCGAGGCGGGCCTGCCCGACGGCGTGCTCAACCTCGTGCCCGGCCACGGCCCCACCCAGAGCGAGGTCGCGCTCGCGAGCCCGCACCTCGCCGCGATCCACTTCACGGGATCGACCGGCACCTTCAAGCACCTGTGGAAGGGCGTCGCCGCGAACCTCGATCGCTACCGCACCTTCCCGCGCCTCGTCGGCGAGACCGGCGGCAAGGACTTCATCGTCGCGCACCCGAGCGCGGATCCGATCGCGGTCGCGACCGCGATCTCGCGCGGCGGCTACGAGTACCAGGGCCAGAAGTGCTCGGCCGCCTCGCGCATCTACGTGCCGCGCTCGCTGTGGCCCACGGTGCGCGATCGTGTCGTGTCCGACCTCGCGTCGATGAAGATGGGCGACGTCGCCGACTTCTCGAGCTTCGTCGGCGCGGTGATCGACGACCGCGCGTTCGCGCGCATCCGCGGCTACCAGGAGCTCGCGCGGCAGAGCGCGACGATCCTCGCGGGCGGCGGCGCGAGCGACGCCGACGGCTGGTTCGTGCAGCCGACCCTCGTGCAGGTGGAGGATCCGAAGCACCGCCTCATGAGCGAGGAGATCTTCGGCCCCGTGGTCACGTGCTTCGTCTACGACGACGCGAAGTGGAGCGACACGCTCGAGCTCGTCGATGGCACGTCGCCCTACGCGCTCACCGGCGCCGTGTTCGCGCGCGACTCGATCGCGCTCGCCGAGGCCGACGTCGCGCTGCGCAACGCCGCGGGGAACTTCTACGTCAACGACAAGCCGACGGGCGCGGTGGTCGGCCAGCAGCCCTTCGGCGGCGCGCGCGCCAGCGGCACGAACGACAAGGCGGGCTCGATGTTCAACCTGATCCGGTGGATCAGCCCGCGCACCGTGAAGGAGACGTTCGTGCCGCCGACCGACTGGCGGTACCCGTTCCTCTCCGATCGGCCCTGA
- a CDS encoding S10 family peptidase has product MSDTKEDDAKKSVDALRPVHAEPTEIASITKHETMLAGRRLAYTATTGTIVLRGPKDEARASIFHVAYTLDDAAPEQRPVTFCFNGGPGSSSVWLHLGAFGPKRAAFPDPQHPPPPPYRLEDNDASILDLTDLVFVDPVGTGFSRIEGEAKPEEFYGPTPDVESVSEFVRAWITRNRRWNSPKLLAGESYGGTRVAAMASYLQERGMFLNGVLLISPALDLAALEFGPENDLPSVLYLPSYAMTALYHGALADVPVDREGWLGDVREFAMREYAPALLMGSRVRSDERARIVERVARFTGLAPAWIERNDLRVDIARFCKELLRDRGVLVGRLDSRFTGHDADRGTESMGRDPSYSAPHGPYAALMNDYVRRVLGVEQERAYEILSLKVNESWKWEIPKGKSGGYLNVVGPLRSAMLDNPHLKVFFANGYYDLATPFFAAEHAASHLGGEAHVRANVIEAFYEAGHMMYLHAASRARMRSDLVRFYAAAIGER; this is encoded by the coding sequence ATGAGCGATACGAAAGAAGACGACGCGAAGAAGAGCGTCGACGCGCTGCGACCGGTGCACGCCGAGCCCACCGAGATCGCGTCGATCACCAAGCACGAGACGATGCTCGCGGGGCGTCGCCTCGCGTACACCGCGACCACCGGCACCATCGTGCTGCGCGGCCCGAAGGACGAGGCGCGCGCGAGCATCTTCCACGTCGCGTACACCCTCGACGACGCCGCGCCCGAGCAGCGCCCGGTCACGTTCTGCTTCAACGGCGGGCCCGGATCGTCGTCGGTGTGGCTGCACCTCGGCGCGTTCGGGCCCAAGCGCGCGGCGTTCCCCGATCCCCAGCATCCGCCGCCGCCGCCCTATCGCCTCGAGGACAACGACGCGTCGATCCTCGATCTCACCGACCTCGTGTTCGTCGACCCGGTGGGCACCGGGTTCTCGCGCATCGAGGGCGAGGCGAAGCCCGAGGAGTTCTACGGGCCCACGCCCGACGTCGAGTCGGTGAGCGAATTCGTGCGTGCGTGGATCACCCGCAATCGCCGGTGGAACTCGCCGAAGCTGCTCGCCGGCGAGAGCTACGGAGGCACGCGCGTCGCCGCGATGGCGAGCTACCTCCAGGAGCGCGGCATGTTCCTCAACGGCGTGCTGCTGATCTCGCCGGCGCTCGATCTCGCGGCGCTCGAGTTCGGCCCCGAGAACGATCTGCCGAGCGTGCTCTACCTGCCGAGCTACGCGATGACCGCGCTCTACCACGGCGCGCTCGCCGACGTGCCGGTCGATCGCGAGGGCTGGCTCGGCGACGTGCGCGAGTTCGCGATGCGCGAGTACGCGCCCGCGCTGCTGATGGGCTCGCGGGTGCGCAGTGACGAGCGCGCGCGCATCGTCGAGCGCGTCGCGCGCTTCACCGGGCTCGCGCCGGCGTGGATCGAGCGCAACGATCTGCGCGTCGACATCGCGCGCTTCTGCAAGGAGCTCCTGCGCGATCGCGGGGTCCTGGTCGGCCGGCTCGACAGTCGGTTCACCGGGCACGACGCGGATCGCGGCACCGAGAGCATGGGGCGCGACCCCAGCTACAGCGCGCCGCACGGCCCCTACGCCGCGCTGATGAACGACTACGTGCGGCGGGTGCTCGGGGTCGAGCAGGAGCGCGCGTACGAGATCCTCAGCCTCAAGGTGAACGAGAGCTGGAAGTGGGAGATCCCGAAGGGCAAGAGCGGCGGGTACCTCAACGTCGTGGGCCCGCTGCGCAGCGCGATGCTCGACAACCCGCACCTCAAGGTGTTCTTCGCGAACGGCTACTACGACCTCGCGACGCCGTTCTTCGCGGCGGAGCACGCGGCGAGTCATCTCGGCGGAGAGGCCCACGTGCGCGCGAACGTGATCGAGGCGTTCTACGAGGCGGGGCACATGATGTACCTGCACGCGGCGTCGCGGGCGCGGATGCGGAGCGATCTGGTGCGCTTCTACGCTGCGGCGATCGGCGAGCGGTAG
- a CDS encoding CRTAC1 family protein → MLWRVVVACVVLVSVAGCEDRCANVECAAAGAVCSPDDGLCHCGTPGGEVCSGDQFCDVEACGDLPPAICGTGHRWEPGEPAFREATSEWALDGIEGVRIEAIDYDGDEWTDLVVRRIPAGIDDFAPGGARHTWLLRNTRDGRFEDVTERSGFLTRRAGAGGRAVEVIAWGDVDGDGDLDAYLGVSSLDGEGELREDRSDVLVQQGGVFTVGAAVHFDVGVDAPAGATFVDHDLDGDLDLFVGHHNFTSPSTGQIVFLQDVLWRNDGAGRFEDATIAAGLETRDWISLDDLDAARGHSRAWSTAACDLNDDGLSELLVASYGRAPNHLWRARRDGNDVVYDNASVESGYAFDGDRSWEDNQFARCFCQADRAAEGCAEVPAPAVACADGWSHDTDRRPYRLGGNSGATICGDVDNDGDVDLLTTEIRHWWAGRGADGAELLLNTGDPKVRFERPGRDATGLVIPHADPTSWDEGIITAALFDFDLDGWMDVWLGGSEYPGNHGLLYQQDTPGHFREVPIADGIDHHRAQGIAVADFDRDGDLDVVLGHSRARCGPPDDCYPTSQVRLFESLASDGGEASWVQLRFEGDGAMNRTAIGARVTVRTPGVAQTREIEGGHGHYGDQGDLALTFGLGAACEAEVDVRWPDDAGTRETFRVTSGHRFVVRRGVGATLVAQ, encoded by the coding sequence ATGCTGTGGCGTGTCGTGGTCGCGTGCGTGGTGTTGGTCTCGGTCGCGGGCTGCGAGGATCGATGTGCGAACGTCGAGTGCGCGGCGGCGGGCGCGGTGTGCTCACCCGACGACGGGCTCTGTCACTGCGGCACGCCGGGCGGCGAGGTCTGCAGCGGCGACCAGTTCTGCGACGTCGAGGCGTGCGGCGATCTGCCGCCGGCGATCTGCGGGACCGGTCATCGCTGGGAGCCCGGTGAGCCCGCGTTCCGCGAGGCGACGAGCGAGTGGGCGCTCGACGGGATCGAGGGCGTGCGCATCGAGGCGATCGACTACGACGGCGACGAGTGGACCGACCTCGTGGTGCGCCGCATCCCCGCGGGCATCGACGACTTCGCGCCCGGCGGCGCGCGCCACACCTGGCTGCTCCGCAACACCCGCGACGGGCGCTTCGAGGACGTGACCGAGCGCTCGGGCTTCCTCACCCGGCGCGCGGGCGCCGGCGGTCGCGCGGTCGAGGTGATCGCTTGGGGCGACGTCGACGGCGACGGAGATCTCGACGCGTACCTCGGCGTGAGCTCGCTCGACGGCGAGGGCGAGCTCCGCGAGGACCGGAGCGACGTCCTCGTGCAGCAGGGCGGCGTGTTCACCGTCGGCGCGGCGGTGCACTTCGACGTGGGCGTCGACGCGCCCGCGGGCGCGACGTTCGTCGACCACGACCTCGACGGCGACCTCGATCTCTTCGTCGGGCACCACAACTTCACGTCGCCCTCGACCGGCCAGATCGTGTTCCTGCAGGACGTGCTGTGGCGCAACGACGGCGCCGGGCGCTTCGAGGACGCGACGATCGCGGCCGGGCTCGAGACCCGCGACTGGATCTCGCTCGACGACCTCGACGCCGCGCGCGGCCACAGCCGCGCGTGGTCCACCGCGGCGTGCGACCTGAACGACGACGGATTGTCCGAGCTGCTCGTCGCGTCGTACGGCCGCGCGCCGAACCACCTGTGGCGCGCGCGACGCGACGGGAACGACGTCGTCTACGACAACGCGTCGGTCGAGTCCGGCTACGCGTTCGACGGCGATCGGTCGTGGGAGGACAACCAGTTCGCGCGCTGCTTCTGCCAGGCGGACCGCGCCGCCGAGGGCTGCGCCGAGGTGCCCGCGCCGGCGGTCGCGTGCGCCGACGGCTGGAGCCACGACACCGATCGCCGTCCGTACCGGCTCGGCGGCAACAGCGGCGCGACGATCTGCGGCGACGTCGACAACGACGGCGACGTCGATCTGCTGACCACCGAGATCCGGCACTGGTGGGCGGGCCGCGGCGCCGATGGCGCGGAGCTGCTGCTCAACACCGGCGATCCCAAGGTCCGCTTCGAGCGACCGGGGCGCGATGCGACGGGCCTCGTGATCCCGCACGCAGACCCTACGTCGTGGGACGAGGGGATCATCACCGCGGCGCTCTTCGACTTCGATCTCGACGGCTGGATGGACGTGTGGCTCGGCGGCAGCGAGTACCCCGGCAACCACGGCCTCCTCTACCAACAAGACACACCGGGGCACTTCCGCGAGGTGCCGATCGCCGACGGGATCGATCACCACCGCGCCCAGGGGATCGCGGTCGCGGACTTCGATCGCGACGGCGACCTCGACGTGGTCCTCGGTCACTCGCGCGCGCGCTGCGGCCCTCCCGACGATTGCTATCCGACGTCGCAGGTGCGGCTCTTCGAGAGCCTCGCGAGCGACGGCGGCGAGGCGAGCTGGGTGCAGCTGCGCTTCGAGGGCGACGGCGCGATGAACCGCACCGCGATCGGCGCCCGCGTCACGGTGCGCACCCCCGGCGTGGCGCAGACGCGCGAGATCGAGGGTGGGCACGGGCACTACGGCGATCAGGGCGACCTGGCGCTGACGTTCGGCCTCGGCGCCGCATGCGAGGCGGAAGTCGACGTGCGATGGCCCGACGACGCGGGCACCCGCGAGACGTTCCGCGTGACGTCGGGGCACCGATTCGTGGTGCGCCGAGGCGTGGGCGCCACGCTCGTCGCGCAGTGA
- a CDS encoding glycosyltransferase family 2 protein, protein MDTSIVIPTFRRNRSLRRAVRSCYEHPHARARHEIVVVDNSPDAGARDTVRALMDESPVPLRYEHEPRAGISYARNRGVAASRGERIAFLDDDEQAEPGWLEELEHAQARHRADAVFGAVIFVCEGEIPDGMEWALEWLTRDFDDPSGPLEPRRVAHVGTGSSMFLREALGSDAPFEVSLGLVGGEDTKLIRTMEERGGRLVWCREARVLEHVPPQRLELSSTLKYRFSCGQMRTYSCIARENPSLAEAAAWMLAGAMQAVGNTALAPASGVLLGRGGTNARLAAAAAGLGKVLWMEPFLMSRYRRPTA, encoded by the coding sequence ATGGACACCTCGATCGTCATCCCGACGTTCCGTCGCAACCGTTCGCTACGGCGCGCGGTGCGGAGTTGCTACGAGCACCCACACGCGCGGGCGCGGCACGAGATCGTGGTGGTCGACAACTCACCCGACGCCGGCGCGCGCGACACGGTCCGCGCGCTGATGGACGAGTCACCGGTCCCGCTGCGCTACGAGCACGAGCCGCGCGCGGGGATCTCGTACGCGCGCAACCGCGGTGTCGCGGCGTCACGCGGCGAGCGCATCGCGTTCCTCGACGACGACGAACAAGCCGAGCCGGGTTGGCTCGAGGAGCTCGAGCACGCGCAGGCGCGACATCGCGCGGACGCGGTGTTCGGCGCGGTGATCTTCGTGTGCGAGGGCGAGATCCCCGACGGCATGGAGTGGGCGCTCGAGTGGCTGACGCGCGACTTCGACGATCCGAGCGGGCCGCTCGAGCCGCGGCGTGTCGCCCACGTCGGCACCGGGAGCTCGATGTTCCTGCGCGAGGCGCTGGGCAGCGACGCGCCGTTCGAGGTCTCGCTCGGGCTGGTGGGCGGCGAGGACACGAAGCTGATCCGCACGATGGAGGAGCGCGGGGGCCGGCTGGTGTGGTGCCGCGAGGCGCGGGTGCTGGAGCACGTGCCGCCGCAGCGCCTCGAGCTCTCGAGCACGCTGAAGTACCGGTTCTCGTGCGGTCAGATGCGCACGTACTCGTGCATCGCGCGCGAGAACCCGTCGCTCGCGGAGGCCGCGGCGTGGATGCTCGCGGGCGCGATGCAGGCGGTCGGCAACACCGCGCTGGCGCCGGCGAGCGGCGTGCTGCTCGGGCGCGGTGGCACCAACGCGCGGCTCGCCGCGGCGGCGGCGGGGCTCGGGAAGGTGCTGTGGATGGAGCCCTTCCTGATGAGCCGCTACCGGCGCCCGACGGCGTGA
- a CDS encoding YgfZ/GcvT domain-containing protein: MTSDARVREAGWLATTAGVRALDDRVLVSVRGDDARTWLNGQITNDVRSTHAGDAVYALAIHVKGRVLADLFVLDRGERGLAMTLPRRNLAALLEHFERYVIMEDVELVTDEGVVLITVQGPRAKDVVVEGLEAYACDRLGQGGVDVIVPSGQRDAVLATLGERAAGIGGGVVSDEGWELARLRAARPALFADFGEHTYPQEAGLEQGAVSFQKGCYLGQEVVCMLENRGQLNRRLVAIESEAELEPGLGITDASGTKLGEITSAVRDPERARTLALGFVKRAHASAGTELTSDKGALRVTAVVASA, encoded by the coding sequence ATGACGAGCGACGCGCGGGTGCGAGAGGCGGGCTGGCTGGCGACCACGGCGGGCGTGCGCGCCCTCGACGACCGGGTGCTCGTGTCGGTGCGCGGTGACGACGCGCGCACCTGGCTCAACGGGCAGATCACGAACGACGTCCGCAGCACCCACGCCGGCGACGCGGTGTACGCGCTCGCGATCCACGTGAAGGGCCGCGTGCTCGCCGACCTCTTCGTGCTCGATCGCGGCGAGCGCGGCCTCGCGATGACGCTCCCGCGGCGCAACCTCGCGGCGCTGCTCGAGCACTTCGAGCGCTACGTGATCATGGAGGACGTCGAGCTCGTGACCGACGAGGGCGTCGTGCTGATCACGGTGCAGGGCCCGCGCGCGAAGGACGTCGTCGTCGAGGGCCTCGAGGCCTACGCCTGCGATCGCCTGGGGCAGGGCGGCGTCGACGTGATCGTGCCGAGCGGGCAGCGCGACGCGGTGCTCGCGACGCTCGGCGAGCGCGCCGCTGGGATCGGTGGTGGCGTGGTGAGCGACGAGGGCTGGGAGCTCGCGCGCCTCCGCGCCGCGCGTCCCGCGCTCTTCGCCGACTTCGGCGAGCACACGTACCCCCAGGAGGCCGGCCTCGAGCAGGGCGCGGTGTCGTTCCAGAAGGGCTGCTACCTCGGCCAGGAGGTCGTGTGCATGCTCGAGAACCGCGGGCAGCTCAACCGCCGGCTCGTCGCGATCGAGAGCGAGGCCGAGCTCGAGCCCGGCCTCGGCATCACCGACGCGAGCGGGACGAAGCTCGGCGAGATCACCAGCGCGGTGCGCGATCCCGAGCGCGCGCGCACCCTCGCGCTCGGGTTCGTGAAGCGCGCCCACGCGAGCGCGGGGACCGAGCTCACGAGCGACAAGGGCGCGCTGCGCGTCACCGCGGTCGTCGCGAGCGCATGA
- a CDS encoding CAP domain-containing protein, translated as MHRSQSGLALFTFVALATITVPAMVSAQTRDAAGEQAMLDAINARRTAAGLAPLTRDAHLEAAALVHSAEMSDRDALEHVSEQSGTPADRVHAAGLGIDELAENVAMHHTTLDAQRSLEASEPHLANMLNPRFTHVGIASVHDDRGLYVTQVFGRIEVAGEAPAVVDAAPEAAPGEARVTVVEPEIAAPQIVAPQVVEPQIVAPQVVEPQVVAPQAGGFVAQVPQGTRPTVVVPGPTGRAVSGYWVCSQSRWWYYPMPAGAQPGQQLAPDLSVTGAPAGYEATGCVAGTTVQPVQPVYAPPPVYAPPPPVYAPPPPVYAPPPPPRVYYPPPPPPRIYYPPPPPRRVIVMPPPGTVIAPYAPVYRGGVHIQVPGIRVEGRWGRRR; from the coding sequence ATGCATCGATCGCAGTCCGGTCTGGCCCTGTTCACCTTCGTCGCGCTCGCGACGATCACCGTGCCTGCGATGGTCAGCGCGCAGACCCGCGACGCCGCGGGCGAGCAGGCGATGCTGGACGCGATCAACGCGCGTCGCACCGCGGCCGGGCTCGCGCCGCTCACGCGCGACGCGCACCTCGAGGCGGCCGCGCTGGTGCACAGCGCCGAGATGTCCGACCGCGACGCGCTCGAGCACGTGAGCGAGCAGAGCGGCACCCCAGCCGATCGTGTGCACGCGGCGGGGCTCGGCATCGACGAGCTCGCCGAGAACGTCGCGATGCACCACACGACGCTCGACGCGCAGCGCTCGCTCGAGGCGAGCGAGCCGCACCTCGCGAACATGTTGAACCCGCGGTTCACGCACGTCGGCATCGCATCGGTGCACGACGACCGCGGGCTCTACGTGACGCAGGTGTTCGGTCGCATCGAGGTCGCGGGCGAGGCGCCGGCGGTGGTCGATGCAGCGCCCGAGGCCGCCCCGGGCGAGGCGCGGGTCACGGTGGTCGAGCCGGAGATCGCGGCGCCGCAGATCGTCGCGCCGCAGGTGGTCGAGCCGCAGATCGTCGCGCCGCAGGTGGTGGAGCCGCAGGTCGTCGCGCCGCAGGCGGGCGGGTTCGTCGCGCAGGTGCCGCAGGGCACGCGGCCGACGGTGGTGGTGCCGGGGCCGACCGGGCGCGCGGTGTCGGGCTACTGGGTCTGCTCGCAGAGCCGGTGGTGGTACTACCCGATGCCGGCGGGCGCGCAGCCGGGGCAGCAGCTCGCGCCCGATCTCAGCGTGACCGGCGCCCCTGCGGGCTACGAAGCGACGGGCTGCGTCGCGGGCACGACCGTGCAGCCGGTGCAGCCGGTCTACGCGCCGCCGCCGGTCTACGCGCCGCCGCCGCCGGTCTACGCGCCGCCGCCGCCGGTCTACGCGCCGCCGCCGCCGCCGCGCGTGTACTACCCGCCGCCTCCGCCGCCGCGGATCTACTATCCGCCCCCGCCGCCGCGCCGCGTGATCGTGATGCCCCCGCCCGGGACCGTGATCGCGCCCTACGCGCCGGTGTATCGCGGCGGCGTGCACATCCAGGTGCCCGGGATTCGTGTCGAGGGTCGCTGGGGCCGCCGTCGCTGA
- a CDS encoding type I asparaginase: MHDVARVLVLHTGGTIGMREGPRGFAPVPGALEEEVARRPMLCDPSEPRFTTARFEDGTRIRYDVVDYDPLLDSANLELSHWARFAADIGARYDDYDGFVVLHGTDTMAYTASALSFLLEGLAKPVVLTGSQIPLSRVRSDGMDNLLTALWIAARSRLPEVMLAFHHKVFRGNRATKVDATELDAFASPNLPPLAEAGIALRVRRELALPMPTTPFRVDPSLSPHVAALRLYPGITESILENFLRPPLEGLVLETYGTGNAPERRALLDVIEAATRRGVIVLNVTQCLHGTVSASYQAGRALADAGVLPGGDLTPEAALTKLCWLLGKRELSRDEVRRRLVTPLRGEMSDERA, from the coding sequence ATGCACGACGTCGCGCGGGTCCTGGTCCTGCACACGGGCGGCACGATCGGCATGCGCGAAGGCCCGCGTGGCTTCGCGCCGGTGCCGGGCGCCCTCGAAGAAGAGGTCGCGCGCCGACCGATGCTCTGCGATCCCAGCGAGCCGCGCTTCACCACCGCGCGCTTCGAGGACGGAACGCGCATCCGCTACGACGTCGTCGACTACGACCCGCTGCTCGACTCCGCGAACCTCGAGCTCTCGCACTGGGCGCGCTTCGCCGCCGACATCGGCGCGCGCTACGACGACTACGACGGCTTCGTGGTGCTGCACGGCACCGACACGATGGCCTACACCGCGAGCGCGCTCTCGTTCCTGCTCGAAGGGCTCGCCAAGCCGGTCGTGCTCACGGGCTCGCAGATCCCGCTCTCGCGCGTGCGCAGCGACGGGATGGACAACCTGCTGACCGCGCTCTGGATCGCGGCGCGCTCGCGCCTCCCCGAGGTGATGCTCGCGTTCCACCACAAGGTCTTCCGCGGCAACCGCGCGACGAAGGTGGACGCGACCGAGCTCGACGCGTTCGCATCGCCGAACCTGCCGCCGCTCGCCGAGGCCGGCATCGCGCTGCGGGTGCGTCGCGAGCTCGCGCTGCCCATGCCGACCACGCCGTTCCGGGTCGACCCGTCGCTCTCGCCGCACGTCGCCGCGTTGCGGCTCTATCCCGGCATCACCGAGAGCATCCTCGAGAACTTCCTGCGCCCGCCGCTCGAGGGCCTGGTGCTCGAGACCTACGGCACCGGCAACGCGCCCGAGCGACGCGCGCTGCTCGACGTCATCGAGGCCGCGACGCGCCGCGGCGTCATCGTGCTCAACGTCACCCAGTGCCTGCACGGCACCGTGAGCGCGTCGTACCAGGCGGGTCGCGCGCTCGCCGACGCCGGGGTGCTGCCCGGGGGCGACCTCACGCCCGAGGCCGCGCTCACCAAGCTCTGCTGGCTGCTCGGCAAGCGCGAGCTCTCGCGCGACGAAGTGCGCCGTCGCCTCGTCACCCCGCTGCGCGGCGAGATGAGCGACGAGCGCGCCTGA